The window GACAAGGTCGAGGTGTCCATCGCGGACATCGACCAGCGCGGCAAGATCTACCTGGACAAGGTGCGCCCGGAGGGCGAGGAGGCCCCGGCCGCGGCCGCCGCTCCCGCCGAGAACCGGCCGCCCCGCGAGGAGCGTGCTCCCCGCGAGGGTGGTGGCGAGCCCCGCCGTCGCCGGTCGCGTCCGTCCGGTGACCGTGGCGAGCGTCGCGAGTAATCACCTGTGACAGATCAGAACCGCGGGCCGGCCACTAGGTCGGCCCGCGTCTCTACCCGGACCCTCCAGGACGGCGTCAAGAAGACCGTTCTGCCCAGCGGCCTGCGCATCATCACCGAGGCGATTCCGACCACCCGCAGCGCCGCTCTCGGCATCTGGGTCGGCATCGGCTCCCGTGACGAGACCCCGTCGTTGCACGGTGCCTCGCACTTCCTGGAGCACCTGCTCTTCAAGGGCACCCATCGGCGTACCGCCCTGGACATCTCCGCGGAGATCGAGGCGGTCGGCGGCGAGACGAACGCCTTCACCACGAAGGAGTACACCTGCTACTACGCGCGGGTGCTCGACGCCGACCTGCCGCTCGCGGTGGACGTGCTGGTGGACGCGGTGGCCGACTCGATCCTCGACCCGGCCGATGTGGAGACCGAGCGTGGCGTGATCCTGGAGGAGATCGCCATGCACGAGGACGAGCCGGGTGACGAGGTGCACGACGTCTTCGCCGAGGCGATCTACGGCGATCACCCACTCGGTCGGCTGATCTCCGGTACTCCCGAGTCGATCGCGCCGATGACCCGGGACCAGATCAACCGCTTCTACCGCCGCCGTTACACGGCGCCGGAGATCGTCGTCGCGGCGGCCGGGAACCTCGACCACCAGGCGGTGGTCCGGCTGGTGCGCAAGGCCCTGGCGGGCACCCCGCTGGACACCGGGCCGGCCGATCCGGCGGCGCCGCGTCCGGGCGACAAGAGGGTACGGGTACGCAAGGCCCACGACCTCGTCCTGCATCGCGACACCGAGCAGGCGCACATCGTGCTGGGCGGTCCCGGCCTGGGCCGGCACGACCACCGCCGGTTCGCGATGGGTGTGCTCAACAACGTGCTGGGCGGTGGCATGTCGAGCCGTCTGTTCCAGGAGATCCGGGAGAAGCGTGGCCTGGCCTACTCGGTGTATTCGTACGCCGGGCAGTACGCCGACAGCGGCCTGTTCGGGGTCTATGCCGGATGCGCCCCGGCCAAGGCGCGAGAGGTGCTCGACCTGATCCGGGTCGAACTGGACCGGGTCGCGACCGACGGCATCACCGCCGAGGAACTGACCCGCGGCCGGGGCATGACCAAGGGGTCGTTCGTGCTGGGCCTGGAGGACACCGGTTCGCGGATGAGCCGGCTGGCCAAGTCGGAGCTGCTGCACGGTGACCTGATGGGTGTCGACGAGATGCTGGCCCGGGTGGACGCGGTCACCGCCGCGGAGGTCCACGCGGTCGCGGCGGATCTGCTGGCCCAGCCGTTGTCGCTGGCGGTGGTCGGCCCGTTCGACTCCGGCGAACTGCCCGCGTAGTGTGCGCCACCGCCCGGCCGTCCGGGCGGTGGCCGTACGTTAAGTTGGCGGTGTGACTGAACTGCCTGAATCCATCCGTGTCGGTGTTCTCGGCGCCCGGGGTCGCATGGGCCTCGAGGTGTGCAAGGCGGTCGACGCCGCCGAGGATCTCGCCCTGGTGTCGATGATCGACCAGGGTGAGGAGCTGTTCCAGGCCTCCGACGCGGGCGCCCAGGTGCTGGTCGACTTCACCAACCCCGACGTGGTCATGGACAACCTGCACTGGGCGATCGAGCAGGGCATCCACGTGGTGGTCGGCACGTCCGGGTTCACCGAGGCGCGGCTGGCGAAGGTGCGTGGCTGGCTCGCCGCCAAGCCCGGCGTCGGCGTCCTGATCGCGCCGAATTTCGGCATCGGCGCGGTGCTGATGATGCAGTTCGCCGCCCGCGCCGCGCGTTACTTCGACTCGGTCGAGATCATCGAGCAGCACCACCCGCGCAAGGTGGACGCGCCGAGCGGCACCGCGATGCACACCGTCAAGGTGATCGCCGATGCGCGCGCCGCGGCGAACCGGCCGCCGATGCCCGACGCCACCAAGGAGGAGCAGCTCGGCGCCCGGGGCACCGAGATCGACGGCGTCCGCGTCCACTCGATCCGGGCCGCCGGTCTGGTGGCCCACCAGGAGGTGCTGTTCGGCACCCCCGGTGAGACGCTGACCATCCGGCACGACTCGCTGGACCGGTCGTCCTTCATGCCCGGCGTGCTGCTCGCGGTCCGTAACGTGATCACCCGGCCGGGCCTGACCATCGGCCTGGACCCGCTGCTCGAGGGCTAGGTCTCGTCCCCGCTCACCGCGACGTGCAGGCGGAGCTGCGGCACCAGGAGGTCGTCGACGTCCAGGGCCCGGCCCGCCCCGTCCGGCTCCCAGCCGGTCGAGCCGAGGAATTTCCGCATCGCCTCGTCCGCCTCGTAGACCCAGGCCACCGCGGTACGGAAACCGTCGTCCCGCCAGTTGTCGACAGCCGCCGCGAGCAGCCTGCTGCCGTGCCCGCGACGGCCCCAGCGCGGCTCGATGAGCAGGTCGGTGACGGCCGCGACGTCGTCCGGCAGCGGTTTCTCCTCGGGCGCCAGGGCCTGCTCGTCGGCCGGCCCGGACGCGGCGAAGCCGACCACGTGTGATGAGCTCTCGCCCTGCTCGACGGCGATCAGGACCCGGTGCCGGGCGGACGGCGGGGCGGTGATCGCCTCGGTCCAGCCGCGGGCCAGGTAGCCCTCGTCGAGGTTGTCCAGCACGTGTGCCGGGAACATCCGCCGGTAGGCGGTGCGCCAGGTGCTGAGCTGGATGCGAGCGATCTCCGCGGCGTCCTCGGGACGGGCGGGACGGACGAAGCCGAGTGCCATGGCGGCAACTTTGTCATACCCGTCACCTAGTCTTCCCCGGTGGCCGTGTCCGAACAGCTCTCCGTCGCCCAGGCCCGCCGGATCACCCTGGCGGCGCAGGGCTTCCTCGATCCCCGGCCGGGTGGCGCCACCGACATGCGCCACCTGCGCCGGGTGCTGCGCCGCCTGCACCTGATCCAGATGGATTCGGTGAATGTGTTGCAGCGTGCCCACTTCATGCCGCTCTACAGCCGGCTGGGGCCGTATGACCCGGGCCTGCTGGAGCGGGCCGCCTATCGCCGGCCCCGTGAGCTCTTCGAGTTCTGGGGCCACGAGGCGTCGCTCATCCGCACCGATCTGCAGCCGCTGTTCCGCTGGCGGATGGCCCGGGCGAAGGAGTTCGCCTGGGGCAACATGCGCCGCATCGCCGAGGAGCAGCCCGATCTGGTGGCCTGGGTGCTCGACGAGGTCCGGTCCCGCGGTCCGATCACCGCCGCCGAGATCGAGCACGACGCCCCGCGGACCAAGGACCACTGGGGGTGGAACTGGTCGGTCGTCAAGCAGGCGCTGGAGTGGCTCTTCTACACCGGTCAGGTGACCGCCGCCGAGCGCACCACCTCGTTCGCCAGGCGCTACGACCTGCCCGAGCGGGTGCTGCCGCCGGCGGTGCTGGCCACCCCCGACCCGTCTCCCGAGGAGGCGTTCCGCGCCCTGGTCGAGCTCTCCGCCCGGGCCCTCGGGGTGGCCGGCGAGGCCGAGCTGCGTGACTATTTCCGGCTTCCGGTGCAACCCTGCCGGACGGCGATCGCCGAGCTGGCCGAGGCCGGCGTGCTACGGCCGGTGACCGTCCCCGGGTGGAAGGCGGCCTGGCTGCACCACGAGGCACGGCTGCCCCGGCGGGTGACGTCGGCCACTCTGGTCAGCCCGTTCGACCCGCTGATCTGGGAGCGGGCCCGCACCGAGCGGCTGTTCGGCATGACCTATCGGATCGAGATCTACGTGCCCAAACCCCAGCGGCTGTACGGCTACTACGTGCTCCCGTTCCTGCTGGGCGAGCGGTTCGCGGCCCGCGTCGATCTGAAGGCCGACCGCCGGGCCGGAGAGCTGCAGATCCCGGCCGCGTGGCTGGAGCCGGGCGCCGACCCGGAGGAGACCGCCGTGGCGCTGGCGATCGAGCTGCGTCGTCTGGCCGGCTGGCTGGGCCTGCACACGGTGTCCCCACCGGAGCGCGGTGACCTGCTGGCCCCGCTGGCGAGCGCTCTGCGTGCGGGCGTCCCGGGTGTAGCGTGACGGCCATGACCGTTGCCGAGCTGCCGTCCTGGCTCGCCGACCAGCCGGTCCAGGGCCCGCCGGTCCCGCCCGAGTGGTTCCTCTACCCGGCCCCCGAGCCGGACCGGATCACCAGGTTCGTCAACCGGGTCGCGGCCCGGTCCCCGATCTGGCTGGCGCCGTTCGCGGTGCTGGCCTGCACCGGTGCCGCGGTGGGTTACACGCTGATCTCCGAC of the Actinoplanes sichuanensis genome contains:
- a CDS encoding M16 family metallopeptidase is translated as MTDQNRGPATRSARVSTRTLQDGVKKTVLPSGLRIITEAIPTTRSAALGIWVGIGSRDETPSLHGASHFLEHLLFKGTHRRTALDISAEIEAVGGETNAFTTKEYTCYYARVLDADLPLAVDVLVDAVADSILDPADVETERGVILEEIAMHEDEPGDEVHDVFAEAIYGDHPLGRLISGTPESIAPMTRDQINRFYRRRYTAPEIVVAAAGNLDHQAVVRLVRKALAGTPLDTGPADPAAPRPGDKRVRVRKAHDLVLHRDTEQAHIVLGGPGLGRHDHRRFAMGVLNNVLGGGMSSRLFQEIREKRGLAYSVYSYAGQYADSGLFGVYAGCAPAKAREVLDLIRVELDRVATDGITAEELTRGRGMTKGSFVLGLEDTGSRMSRLAKSELLHGDLMGVDEMLARVDAVTAAEVHAVAADLLAQPLSLAVVGPFDSGELPA
- the dapB gene encoding 4-hydroxy-tetrahydrodipicolinate reductase, giving the protein MTELPESIRVGVLGARGRMGLEVCKAVDAAEDLALVSMIDQGEELFQASDAGAQVLVDFTNPDVVMDNLHWAIEQGIHVVVGTSGFTEARLAKVRGWLAAKPGVGVLIAPNFGIGAVLMMQFAARAARYFDSVEIIEQHHPRKVDAPSGTAMHTVKVIADARAAANRPPMPDATKEEQLGARGTEIDGVRVHSIRAAGLVAHQEVLFGTPGETLTIRHDSLDRSSFMPGVLLAVRNVITRPGLTIGLDPLLEG
- a CDS encoding GNAT family N-acetyltransferase yields the protein MALGFVRPARPEDAAEIARIQLSTWRTAYRRMFPAHVLDNLDEGYLARGWTEAITAPPSARHRVLIAVEQGESSSHVVGFAASGPADEQALAPEEKPLPDDVAAVTDLLIEPRWGRRGHGSRLLAAAVDNWRDDGFRTAVAWVYEADEAMRKFLGSTGWEPDGAGRALDVDDLLVPQLRLHVAVSGDET
- a CDS encoding winged helix-turn-helix domain-containing protein, giving the protein MAVSEQLSVAQARRITLAAQGFLDPRPGGATDMRHLRRVLRRLHLIQMDSVNVLQRAHFMPLYSRLGPYDPGLLERAAYRRPRELFEFWGHEASLIRTDLQPLFRWRMARAKEFAWGNMRRIAEEQPDLVAWVLDEVRSRGPITAAEIEHDAPRTKDHWGWNWSVVKQALEWLFYTGQVTAAERTTSFARRYDLPERVLPPAVLATPDPSPEEAFRALVELSARALGVAGEAELRDYFRLPVQPCRTAIAELAEAGVLRPVTVPGWKAAWLHHEARLPRRVTSATLVSPFDPLIWERARTERLFGMTYRIEIYVPKPQRLYGYYVLPFLLGERFAARVDLKADRRAGELQIPAAWLEPGADPEETAVALAIELRRLAGWLGLHTVSPPERGDLLAPLASALRAGVPGVA